In the Oryza glaberrima chromosome 6, OglaRS2, whole genome shotgun sequence genome, one interval contains:
- the LOC127777972 gene encoding E3 ubiquitin-protein ligase RING1-like: MSSSPAHAQRFYCHQCDRTVPIPPPTSPDADVLCPFCGGGFVEELGEDINPNPNPNPSPFLPHHPFFPFASPSFDLRNPSDLAAFFGPPSPSPSPSPAARHFDPSNFLHDHFTGLLSGGATIQIVLEGSSASLPLGGAAAGPGGISLGDYFVGSGLEQLIQQLAENDPNRYGTPPAAKSAVAALPDVAVSADMMAADGGAQCAVCMDDFHLGAAAKQLPCKHVFHKDCILPWLDLHSSCPVCRFELPTDDPHHAHPTLGSHRAAVPASASPSPSPAPPPRLAERRFRISLPWPLRAAFGGQAESSNPTNQDPVGGSTDASGSGNNNATGGHRGYDDLD; the protein is encoded by the coding sequence ATGTCTTCGTCTCCGGCGCATGCTCAGCGCTTCTACTGCCACCAGTGCGACCGCACCGTCCCCAtcccgccgcccacctcccccGACGCCGACGTCCTCTGCCCGTTCTGCGGTGGAGGCTTCGTCGAGGAGCTTGGGGAGGACAtcaaccccaaccccaaccccaaccctaGCCCCTTCCTGCCACAccaccccttcttccccttcgcctCCCCATCCTTCGACCTCCGCAACCCTAGCGACCTCGCCGCCTTCTTCgggcccccctccccctccccctccccctccccagcCGCCAGGCACTTCGACCCCTCCAACTTCCTCCATGATCACTTCACCGGCCTCCTCTCTGGCGGCGCCACCATCCAGATCGTCCTCGagggctcctccgcctccctccccctcgggggcgccgccgccgggcccgGGGGGATCAGCCTCGGCGACTACTTCGTCGGCTCTGGCCTCGAGCAGCTCATCCAGCAGCTCGCCGAGAACGACCCCAACCGCTACGGCACCCCTCCTGCCGCCaagtccgccgtcgccgcgctccctgacgtcgccgtctccgccgaCATGATGGCCGCCGATGGAGGGGCCCAGTGCGCCGTCTGCATGGACGACTTCCACCTCGGAGCTGCCGCCAAGCAGCTCCCCTGCAAACACGTCTTCCACAAGGATTGCATCCTCCCCTGGCTCGACCTTCACAGCTCCTGCCCCGTTTGCCGCTTCGAGCTTCCCACCGATGACCCTCACCACGCCCACCCAACCCTTGGATCTCACCGCGCCGCCGTACCCGCCtctgcctctccctctccctctccagctCCACCACCTAGGCTGGCTGAGAGAAGGTTCAGGATATCGCTGCCATGGCCTCTCCGTGCTGCGTTTGGCGGCCAGGCAGAGAGCAGCAATCCTACCAATCAGGATCCTGTTGGTGGTTCTACTGATGCTTCCGGTTCTGGCAACAACAATGCAACTGGAGGTCATCGTGGCTACGATGATCTTGACTGA
- the LOC127776704 gene encoding NAC domain-containing protein 7-like, with protein sequence MKQGKVEMTPAVAAAAVLPVGFRFRPTDEELVRHYLKGKIAGRSHPDLLLIPDVDLSTCEPWDLPAMSVIKSDDPEWFFFAPRDRKYPGGHRSNRSTAAGYWKATGKDRLIRSRPAGPLIGIKKTLVFHRGRAPRGLRTAWIMHEYRTTEPHFQSGKNGSFVLYRLFNKHEQDDTHTPASNLDQQLSTSSQGNPQNGTPAVQPALASIMKDHQTLPSSGFSQLTEIQDASTSVHDKEQTVAHDDAFLDVLSQLPDLEPEQRYNGFPNITSPIRPYSDHPFVGNLGEQDLSAHFGSTLSEQDLQSLLFSPNYTKMDKHPTGNVESNPTASSNNPNNNTLLMDSWRKNDSYQMLLIQRADNTDATCCSSSINAPQTETSDANLEARAQSSSMVYSGVAEGSPLCNQDQLHSAFNPHMESQKSGAFCWAGLWTPYPQHWFDTIVEPGRSGMTFSDALKEQGQEQAPSMKHLTAQDLVDPQQGTAARRIRLVCSVERASVSQPVSSHLQSEYEAGSCCNTRNSSNNKKESVRSEDEAGSCCNTGSSSNNHSEENDDAASQIMDGEPMHIQCKEDTPIQVDYSVEVMDKLQGFSFHEEMLVHANQPRGTNLKQRLLRVESRNSNENNVPSLETREQQHAPHIQKWTSSVVRLGWGWQWPALFVMAGSLLLLVGVWKSLNHTT encoded by the exons ATGAAACAAGGGAAAGTGGAGATGACgccggcggtcgccgccgcggcggttcTGCCGGTGGGGTTCCGTTTCCGGCCGACGGACGAGGAGCTGGTGAGGCACTATCTGAAGGGCAAGATCGCTGGGCGGAGCCACCCTGACCTCCTCCTCATCCCGGACGTGGACCTCTCCACCTGCGAGCCCTGGGATCTCCCGGCCATGTCCGTTATCAAGTCCGACGACCCCGAGTGGTTCTTCTTCGCCCCCCGCGACCGCAAGTATCCCGGCGGCCACCGCTCCaaccgctccaccgccgccggctacTGGAAGGCCACCGGCAAGGACCGCCTCATCCGCTCCCGCCCCGCCGGCCCCCTCATCGGCATCAAGAAGACCCTCGTCTTCCACCGCGGCAGAGCTCCGCGGGGCCTCCGCACCGCCTGGATCATGCACGAGTACCGCACCACTGAGCCCCACTTCCAATCAGGCAAAAAC GGTAGCTTCGTTCTGTATCGCCTGTTTAACAAGCACGAACAAGATGATACCCATACCCCGGCCTCCAATTTGGACCAACAATTGTCCACGTCTTCTCAAGGCAATCCCCAAAATGGCACACCTGCTGTCCAACCGGCCCTCGCCTCAATAATGAAGGATCATCAGACCTTACCATCATCTGGTTTCAGCCAACTGACTGAAATACAAGATGCTAGTACATCTGTCCATGACAAAGAGCAAACTGTAGCCCAT GACGATGCTTTTCTGGACGTGTTATCTCAACTTCCAGACCTAGAGCCTGAGCAAAGATACAATGGATTCCCTAATATCACCTCTCCAATTCGCCCTTACAGCGATCACCCTTTTGTCGGCAATCTGGGTGAGCAAGATCTTTCAGCGCATTTTGGCAGTACCTTGTCTGAGCAGGACCTGCAAAGTTTGTTGTTTAGTCCAAATTACACCAAAATGGATAAGCACCCCACTGGAAACGTAGAGTCTAATCCTACCGCGTCGTCCAACAATCCAAACAATAACACATTACTCATGGATAGTTGGAGGAAGAATGATTCATATCAGATGCTTCTAATTCAG CGTGCAGACAACACAGATGCTACTTGCTGTTCTTCTTCAATCAATGCACCACAAACAGAAACAAGTGATGCTAATCTTGAAGCAAGAGCCCAGAGTAGCAGCATGGTCTACAGTGGAGTAGCCGAGGGCTCCCCCTTGTGCAACCAAGATCAACTACACTCCGCATTCAATCCTCACATGGAGTCACAAAAGAGTGGAGCCTTCTGTTGGGCTGGATTGTGGACCCCTTATCCCCAGCATTGGTTCGATACTATCGTAGAACCGGGCAGGAGTGGCATGACATTTTCAGATGCCTTGAAAGAACAAGGTCAGGAACAGGCACCTTCAATGAAGCACTTGACAGCTCAAGATCTCGTTGATCCACAACAAGGAACTGCTGCAAGAAGGATCCGCCTTGTATGCTCTGTTGAGAGGGCATCAGTCTCTCAACCTGTATCCTCACATTTGCAGAGTGAATATGAAGCTGGATCATGCTGTAACACTCGCAATTCATCTAATAACAAGAAGGAAAGTGTCAGGAGTGAAGATGAAGCTGGATCATGTTGTAACACTGGAAGTTCATCTAATAACCACAGCGAGGAAAATGACGATGCAGCCTCCCAGATTATG GATGGAGAACCAATGCATATTCAGTGCAAAGAGGATACCCCTATTCAAGTGGATTATTCAGTGGAAGTTATGGACAAGCTCCAAGGCTTCTCCTTTCATG AAGAGATGTTGGTACATGCTAATCAGCCCCGTGGAACTAATCTAAAGCAGAGGCTGTTGAGAGTGGAGTCTAGAAATAGCAATGAGAATAATGTACCTTCGTTGGAGACACGAGAACAGCAGCATGCACCTCATATTCAGAAATGGACTAGCTCTGTTGTGCGACTAGGGTGGGGGTGGCAGTGGCCGGCTCTCTTTGTGATGGCCGGCTCTCTGCTTTTGTTGGTTGGTGTGTGGAAATCTCTGAATCACACTACCTGA
- the LOC127776705 gene encoding cytochrome P450 93G2, whose translation MEEGVVGGGGAAVLVALLVTVVLAVMRSAGSRSSKRGRLPPSPMALPIIGHLHLIRPPPHRAFDRILARHGPLVYLRLGPSTHCVVIGSADVARDFLKFEASIPERPPTAVTRQLAYGKAGFAFAPYGAYWRFVKRLCMSELLGPRTVELLRPVRAAELAGVLRAAQSAAERGEGVDMSHELVRMANNSIMRMVASALPGEMAEAARDCAKQVAELVGAFNAEDFVAVCRGWDLQGIGRRTNEVHARFDALLETIIAAKEEARRRSLGLGRRESSSKDLLDMLMDAAEDDTAEVKLTRDNIKAFVLDIFTAGSDTTATTVEWMLAELVNHPECMAKLRGELDAVVGRSRLVGEQDVARLPYLQAVLKETLRLRPPAVFAQRVTVEPVQVRGYTIPTDTQVFFNIFSIGRDATYWDQPLHFRPDRFLPGGAGATVDPKGQHPQLMPFGSGRRACPGMGLAMQAVPAFLAALVQCFDWAPPPSQPLPLDMEEAAGLVSARKHPLLLLPTPRIQSLPSFYS comes from the exons ATGGAGGAAGGCGTCGTCGGTGGGGGCGGCGCTGCCGTTCTTGTTGCCTTGCTCGTGACCGTGGTGTTGGCGGTGATGAGGTCAGCtggaagcagaagcagcaagCGCGGTCGGCTGCCCCCGAGTCCCATGGCGCTGCCCATCAtcggccacctccacctcatCCGGCCGCCACCCCACCGCGCCTTCGACCGCATCCTCGCCCGCCACGGGCCCCTCGTCTACCTCCGCCTCGGGCCCTCCACGCACTGCGTCGTGATCGGCTCGGCCGACGTGGCGCGCGACTTCCTCAAGTTCGAGGCCAGCATCCCAGAGCGGCCGCCCACGGCGGTGACGCGACAACTGGCGTACGGCAAGGCCGGGTTCGCGTTCGCGCCCTACGGGGCCTACTGGCGGTTCGTGAAGCGGCTGTGCATGTCTGAGCTGCTGGGCCCGCGCACCGTGGAGCTGCTCCGCCCCGTCCGTGCCGCGGAGCTGGCGGGCGTGCTGCGCGCGGcgcagtcggcggcggagaggggcgAGGGCGTCGACATGAGCCACGAGCTGGTCCGCATGGCGAACAACAGCATCATGAGGATGGTGGCGAGCGCTCTGCCTGGCgagatggcggaggcggcgagggactGCGCCAAGCAGGTGGCGGAGCTGGTGGGGGCGTTCAACGCGGAGGACTTCGTGGCGGTGTGCCGGGGCTGGGACCTGCAGGGGATCGGGCGGAGGACCAACGAGGTGCACGCCAGGTTCGACGCGCTGCTGGAGACCATCATCGCGGCCAAGGAggaggcgcggaggcggagcctAGGGCTGGGCCGGCGGGAGAGTAGCAGCAAGGACCTGCTGGACATGCTCATggacgcggcggaggacgacacCGCGGAGGTCAAGCTCACCAGGGACAACATCAAGGCCTTCGTCCTC gACATCTTCACCGCCGGGTCGGACACGACGGCCACCACCGTGGAGTGGATGCTGGCGGAGCTGGTTAACCACCCGGAGTGCATGGCGAAGCTGCGGGGCGAGCTGGACGCGGTGGTGGGCAGGTCGCGTCTGGTGGGAGAGCAGGACGTGGCCCGGCTGCCCTACCTGCAGGCGGTGCTCAAGGAGACGTTGCGCCTCCGCCCCCCCGCGGTGTTTGCGCAGCGCGTCACTGTGGAGCCCGTCCAGGTGCGCGGCTACACCATCCCCACCGACACCCAGGTCTTCTTCAACATCTTCTCCATTGGCCGCGACGCCACCTACTGGGACCAACCGCTCCACTTCCGCCCCGACCGCTTCCttcccggcggcgccggcgccaccgtcgACCCCAAGGGCCAGCACCCGCAGCTCATGCCCTTCGGGAGCGGCCGCCGCGCCTGCCCCGGTATGGGCCTCGCCATGCAGGCCGTCCCGGCGTTCCTGGCCGCGCTTGTGCAGTGCTTTgactgggcgccgccgccgtcgcagccgctgccgctcgacatggaggaggcggcggggctcgTGTCCGCCCGCAAgcacccgctcctcctcctcccaacgCCGCGCATCCAATCGCTCCCTTCCTTCTACTCCTGA
- the LOC127776706 gene encoding plastocyanin, chloroplastic, with amino-acid sequence MGCGHEVDKMARDDAGHPTPQPQPELRSLDWFIATTTPAPLLLNHRSTTQTQTQTQTQTKKKYNTLATMAALSSAAVTIPSMAPSAPGRRRMRSSLVVRASLGKAAGAAAVAVAASAMLAGGAMAQEVLLGANGGVLVFEPNDFTVKSGETITFKNNAGFPHNVVFDEDAVPSGVDVSKISQEEYLNAPGETFSVTLTVPGTYGFYCEPHAGAGMVGKVTVN; translated from the coding sequence ATGGGCTGCGGCCACGAGGTCGATAAGATGGCGCGCGACGACGCTGGCCACCCAACCCCTCAACCCCAACCCGAGCTCAGATCATTGGATTGGTTTATAGCAACCACTAcaccggcgccgctgctgctgaaCCATAGGAGTACTACGCAGACGCAGACGCAGACGCAGACGCAGACCAAGAAGAAATACAATACACTAGCTACCATGGCCGCTCTTTCCTCTGCCGCCGTCACCATCCCTTCCATGGCCCCCTCCGCTCCCGGGCGGAGGAGGATGAGATCTTCGCTGGTCGTGCGCGCCTCGCTCGGCAAGGCAGCCGGCGCGGCCGCAGTGGCCGTGGCCGCCAGCGCCATGCTCGCGGGCGGCGCCATGGCGCAGGAGGTGCTTCTCGGCGCCAATGGCGGCGTGCTGGTGTTCGAGCCGAACGACTTCACCGTCAAGTCCGGCGAGACCATCACGTTCAAGAACAACGCCGGCTTCCCTCACAACGTGGTGTTCGACGAGGACGCGGTTCCGAGCGGCGTCGACGTGTCCAAGATATCGCAGGAGGAGTACCTCAACGCCCCCGGCGAGACCTTCTCCGTCACGCTCACCGTCCCCGGCACATACGGCTTCTACTGCGAGCCGCACGCCGGAGCTGGGATGGTCGGCAAGGTGACCGtcaactaa